In the genome of Mycobacterium kansasii ATCC 12478, one region contains:
- a CDS encoding DUF3499 domain-containing protein: MNVPRRCCRPGCPHYAVATLTFVYSDSTAVVGPLATAREPHSWDLCVSHAGRITAPRGWELVRHAGPLPTNPDEDDLVALADAVREGGPVAAGAYSVAHPGRNGSSHDGFPDPVVHHAGVHAGVHAKAPSGGVLAPPEHRNGRRRGHLRVLPDPPD; encoded by the coding sequence GTGAACGTACCCCGTCGCTGCTGCCGGCCCGGGTGTCCGCATTATGCAGTGGCAACGTTGACGTTCGTCTACTCGGACTCGACGGCGGTCGTGGGTCCGCTCGCCACCGCACGTGAACCGCACTCCTGGGATCTGTGCGTCAGCCACGCCGGCCGCATCACCGCGCCGCGCGGGTGGGAACTCGTGCGCCACGCCGGGCCGCTACCTACCAATCCCGATGAGGACGATCTGGTTGCGCTGGCCGACGCGGTGCGCGAGGGCGGCCCCGTCGCTGCCGGCGCCTATTCGGTGGCCCACCCCGGCAGAAACGGCTCGTCGCACGATGGCTTCCCCGATCCCGTGGTCCACCACGCCGGTGTTCATGCCGGTGTTCATGCCAAGGCCCCCAGTGGTGGCGTGTTGGCGCCGCCCGAACATCGCAATGGACGTCGCCGTGGACACCTGCGCGTGTTGCCCGATCCCCCCGACTAG
- a CDS encoding phosphomannomutase/phosphoglucomutase, with the protein MSWPAAVINRVIKAYDVRGLVGEEIDESLTADIGAAFARLMHAEGARQVVIGHDMRDSSPSLAAAFADGVTGQGLDVVRIGLASTDQLYFASGLLDCPGAMFTASHNPAAYNGIKLCRAGAKPVGADTGLIAIRDDLIDGVPAYDGPAGTRTDQDVLDDYGKFLRSLVNTTDLRPLRVAVDAGNGMAGHTAPAVLGPIGSITLLPLYFELDGSFPNHEANPLDPANLVDLQTYVRDTGADLGLAFDGDADRCFVVDETGHPVSPSTVTSLVAARELGREIGATVIHNVITSRAVPELVVERGGTPLRSRVGHSYIKALMADTGAIFGGEHSAHYYFRDFWGADSGMLAALYVLAALGEQDRPLSELTADYQRYESSGEINFRVADAEACVEAVLKSFGNRVQSIDHLDGVTVDLGDGSWFNLRSSNTEPLLRLNVEARTTEDVDAVVQQVSGEIVAQLPAEAGP; encoded by the coding sequence ATGTCTTGGCCCGCCGCGGTTATCAATCGTGTTATCAAGGCTTATGACGTGCGCGGGTTGGTAGGGGAAGAGATCGATGAGTCGCTGACCGCCGATATCGGCGCGGCCTTCGCCCGGTTGATGCACGCCGAGGGCGCGCGGCAGGTGGTGATCGGCCACGACATGCGCGACAGTTCGCCGTCGCTGGCCGCCGCGTTTGCCGACGGGGTGACCGGACAGGGCCTCGACGTGGTGCGTATCGGTTTGGCGTCGACCGATCAGCTCTATTTCGCTTCGGGACTGCTGGACTGCCCCGGCGCGATGTTCACCGCCAGCCACAACCCCGCCGCATACAACGGCATCAAGCTGTGCCGGGCCGGTGCCAAACCGGTGGGCGCGGACACCGGACTCATCGCCATCCGGGACGATCTCATCGATGGCGTGCCCGCCTACGACGGGCCGGCCGGAACGCGCACCGACCAGGATGTGCTGGACGACTACGGGAAATTCCTGCGATCGCTGGTCAATACCACCGACCTGCGGCCGCTGCGGGTGGCCGTGGACGCCGGCAACGGGATGGCCGGCCACACCGCGCCGGCCGTGCTCGGCCCGATCGGCTCGATTACCTTGCTGCCCTTGTACTTCGAGCTCGACGGCTCGTTTCCCAATCACGAGGCCAACCCGCTCGACCCGGCCAACCTGGTGGATCTGCAGACGTATGTGCGCGACACCGGCGCCGATCTCGGCCTGGCCTTCGACGGAGACGCCGACCGCTGCTTCGTGGTCGACGAGACCGGCCACCCCGTGTCGCCGTCAACGGTGACCAGCCTGGTGGCAGCGCGCGAGCTCGGCCGGGAGATCGGCGCCACCGTGATCCACAACGTGATCACCTCGCGCGCGGTGCCCGAGCTGGTCGTCGAGCGCGGCGGCACGCCGCTGCGCTCGCGAGTCGGACACTCCTATATCAAGGCGCTGATGGCCGACACCGGCGCGATCTTCGGCGGCGAACACTCGGCCCACTACTACTTCCGCGACTTCTGGGGCGCCGATTCGGGGATGCTGGCCGCACTGTACGTGCTGGCTGCCCTCGGCGAGCAGGACCGGCCGTTGTCCGAGCTGACCGCGGACTACCAGCGCTACGAATCGTCCGGTGAGATCAACTTCAGGGTGGCCGACGCCGAGGCATGCGTGGAGGCGGTACTGAAGTCGTTCGGCAACCGGGTCCAGTCCATCGACCACCTCGACGGGGTCACGGTGGACCTGGGCGACGGCAGCTGGTTCAACCTGCGCAGCTCCAACACCGAGCCGCTGCTGCGGCTCAACGTGGAGGCCCGCACCACCGAGGATGTCGATGCGGTGGTGCAGCAGGTCAGCGGCGAAATCGTGGCCCAGCTGCCGGCAGAGGCGGGACCGTGA
- the manA gene encoding mannose-6-phosphate isomerase, class I: MELLRGALRTYAWGSRTAIAEFTGRPVPAAHPEAELWFGAHPGDPAWLETDNGETSLLEALSADPEGQLGHGSRTRFGDVLPFLVKVLAADEPLSLQAHPSAEQAIEGYLREERLGIPVASPVRNYRDTSHKPELLVALQPFEALAGFRQAARTRELLQALAVSDLDPFIDLLSDQSDADGLRALFTTWITAPQPDIDVLVPAVLEGAIHYVSSGATEFAAEVKTVLELGERYPGDAGVLAALLLNRISLSPGEAIFLPAGNLHTYLRGFALEVMANSDNVLRGGLTPKHVDVPELLRVLDFAPTAESALRPPIRRDGLELVYDTPAEEFAVALLALGADQLGHEIDAPSSHEGPQILLCTEGSTMVHGKSKSLTLKQGMAAWVAAEDGPIRLLAHEPTKLFRATVGL, translated from the coding sequence GTGGAATTGCTACGCGGAGCGTTACGGACATACGCCTGGGGATCGCGTACCGCTATCGCCGAGTTCACCGGGCGGCCGGTGCCGGCCGCCCACCCGGAAGCCGAACTCTGGTTTGGTGCGCACCCGGGTGACCCCGCCTGGCTGGAAACCGACAACGGCGAGACCTCGTTGCTGGAAGCACTGAGCGCCGATCCGGAGGGACAGCTCGGTCACGGGTCACGCACCCGATTCGGCGATGTGCTGCCGTTCCTGGTGAAGGTCCTGGCCGCCGACGAGCCGTTGTCCCTGCAGGCCCACCCCAGCGCCGAGCAGGCTATCGAGGGTTATCTACGGGAAGAACGGCTGGGCATTCCGGTGGCTTCGCCGGTGCGCAACTACCGCGACACCAGTCACAAGCCCGAGTTGCTGGTGGCGTTGCAGCCGTTCGAGGCGCTGGCCGGCTTCCGTCAGGCCGCCCGCACCCGCGAGCTCCTGCAGGCGCTGGCGGTGTCCGACCTCGACCCGTTCATCGACTTGCTCAGCGACCAGTCCGACGCCGACGGCCTGCGTGCGCTGTTCACCACCTGGATCACCGCGCCGCAGCCCGACATCGACGTGCTGGTGCCCGCCGTGCTGGAGGGCGCTATTCACTACGTCAGCTCCGGCGCGACGGAATTCGCCGCGGAAGTCAAGACGGTGTTGGAGCTGGGCGAGCGTTATCCCGGCGACGCCGGGGTGCTCGCGGCGTTGTTGCTCAACCGGATCAGCTTGTCGCCGGGTGAGGCGATATTCCTGCCGGCCGGCAACTTGCACACCTATCTGCGTGGTTTCGCGCTCGAGGTAATGGCCAACTCCGACAACGTATTACGAGGGGGTCTCACTCCCAAGCACGTCGATGTGCCGGAACTGCTGCGGGTTCTGGACTTCGCCCCGACCGCGGAGTCGGCACTGCGGCCGCCGATCCGGCGCGACGGGCTGGAGCTGGTTTACGACACGCCGGCCGAGGAGTTCGCGGTCGCGTTGCTGGCGCTCGGCGCAGATCAGCTGGGCCACGAGATCGATGCACCCTCGAGTCATGAGGGCCCGCAGATCTTGTTGTGCACCGAGGGTTCGACCATGGTCCACGGCAAGTCGAAGTCGTTGACGCTCAAGCAGGGGATGGCTGCCTGGGTGGCCGCTGAAGACGGCCCGATTCGGCTTCTCGCGCACGAGCCCACGAAACTGTTCCGGGCTACCGTAGGGCTGTGA
- a CDS encoding FAD-dependent oxidoreductase: MRGSIARTVNTRDHAVVIGASIAGLCAARVLSDFFGRVTVFERDELPSAPANRATVPQDRHLHMLMARGADEFESLFPGLLADMVAAGVPMLENRPDCIYFGAAGHVLGTGHTLRREFTAYVPSRPHLEWQLRRRVLGIDNVEIVRRLVTEPRFEPARQRVTGVLLAPREDGAGGDPEFRAADLVVDAEGRGTRLPVWLAQWGFQRPAEETVDIGINYASHQFRIPDGLLREKVVVAGASHDQSLGLGMLCYEDGTWVLTTFGVAHAKPPSTFADMRALADRLLPARFTDALAQAEPLGGPVFHAFPASRWRRYDKLEQFPAGIIPFGDAVASFNPTFGQGMTMTSLQAGNLRRALQSPTKSLVAEFTRLTRKTTYPVWMMNAIGDITFHHGVTGPVPWWWRPSGALFDQFLGAAETNPVLAEWFLRRFSLLDSLYMIPPPRIVGRTIAHNLRLWLDERRQAVANRRQAVTALR, encoded by the coding sequence ATGCGGGGGAGCATAGCCAGAACGGTCAACACCAGAGACCACGCCGTCGTCATCGGGGCCAGCATCGCTGGCTTGTGCGCGGCGCGCGTGCTGTCCGATTTTTTCGGCCGGGTGACGGTTTTCGAGCGCGACGAGCTGCCGAGCGCACCGGCCAACCGCGCCACGGTTCCCCAGGACCGCCACCTGCACATGCTGATGGCCCGCGGCGCAGACGAATTCGAGAGCCTCTTCCCGGGCCTACTGGCCGACATGGTCGCCGCCGGGGTGCCCATGCTGGAGAATCGGCCGGACTGCATCTACTTCGGCGCCGCGGGCCATGTCCTGGGGACCGGGCACACCTTGCGCAGAGAGTTCACCGCCTATGTGCCCAGCCGGCCGCATCTGGAATGGCAGCTGCGACGGCGGGTGCTCGGCATCGACAACGTCGAGATCGTACGGCGACTGGTCACCGAGCCACGCTTCGAGCCCGCCCGGCAGCGGGTGACCGGGGTGCTGCTGGCTCCCCGTGAAGACGGTGCCGGCGGCGATCCCGAGTTCCGGGCCGCCGACCTTGTCGTCGACGCGGAGGGGCGGGGTACCCGGCTACCGGTGTGGTTGGCGCAGTGGGGGTTTCAGCGCCCGGCCGAGGAAACCGTGGACATCGGCATCAACTACGCCAGCCACCAGTTCCGCATCCCCGACGGGCTGCTGCGGGAGAAGGTCGTGGTCGCCGGTGCCTCACATGACCAGTCGCTGGGGCTGGGCATGCTCTGTTACGAGGACGGCACCTGGGTGCTCACCACCTTCGGGGTGGCCCACGCCAAGCCGCCGTCGACCTTCGCCGACATGCGTGCGCTTGCCGACCGGCTGCTGCCGGCCCGATTCACGGACGCGCTGGCGCAGGCCGAACCCCTCGGCGGCCCGGTGTTCCACGCATTCCCGGCCAGCAGGTGGCGCCGCTACGACAAGCTGGAGCAGTTCCCGGCGGGCATCATCCCGTTCGGTGACGCCGTGGCCAGCTTCAACCCCACCTTCGGGCAGGGCATGACGATGACGTCGCTGCAGGCCGGCAATCTGCGCCGGGCGCTGCAATCTCCCACGAAAAGCCTCGTCGCCGAATTCACCCGGCTCACCCGCAAGACGACGTATCCGGTGTGGATGATGAACGCCATCGGCGACATCACCTTCCACCACGGCGTCACCGGCCCGGTCCCGTGGTGGTGGCGGCCATCTGGTGCGTTGTTCGACCAATTCCTCGGCGCTGCCGAAACGAATCCCGTTCTCGCCGAATGGTTTTTACGCCGGTTCTCGCTGCTTGACAGCCTGTACATGATTCCGCCGCCGCGGATCGTCGGCCGGACCATCGCCCACAACCTGCGGCTATGGCTCGACGAGCGCCGGCAAGCCGTCGCTAATCGCCGGCAAGCCGTCACAGCCCTACGGTAG
- a CDS encoding FAD-dependent oxidoreductase has translation MSASLRNSAANPRDHAVVIGASVAGLCAARSLSDFYATVTVFERDELPDTPSYRSAVPQDRHLHLLMARGAVEFEALFPGLLAELVAAGVPMLDNRPDCIYLGAVGHVLGIGAQLRHPFTAYLPSRPHLEWQLRSRVRALPNVEIRHCNVSQPRFDRARDRVTGVLLETGADDPEFVAADLVVDAAGRGSRLPVWLAQWGYQRPAEDTVDVGIGYASHRLTIPDGLIREKIVVTGVGPGQSLGLGMLCYEDGSWILTTFGVDKATPPATFDEMRELGYRLLPARFADALARAEPVGAPAFHAFPVSRWRRYDKLSRFPCGIIPFGDAIASFNPTFGQGMTMACLQAGRLRQALQSPPESPKGEPAVEFNRAAAKITRPVWTMNAIADRCFQHARGPMPRWYRPVGALYDQFLGAAETNPVLAEWFLRRISLLDSLYTVPSAPIIGRAVAHNMRLWLRERRRGRR, from the coding sequence ATGAGCGCGAGCTTGCGAAACAGCGCCGCAAACCCCAGGGACCACGCGGTCGTCATCGGCGCCAGCGTCGCCGGGTTGTGCGCAGCGCGGTCGCTCTCCGACTTCTATGCCACGGTGACCGTCTTCGAGCGCGACGAACTGCCGGACACGCCCTCGTATCGCAGCGCGGTCCCCCAAGACCGTCATCTGCACCTGCTGATGGCCCGCGGCGCGGTGGAGTTCGAGGCGCTTTTCCCCGGTCTATTGGCGGAGCTGGTGGCAGCCGGCGTGCCGATGCTGGACAACCGCCCGGACTGCATCTACCTCGGTGCGGTGGGCCACGTCCTGGGCATCGGCGCACAACTGCGTCACCCATTCACCGCCTACCTGCCCAGCCGTCCTCATCTGGAATGGCAGCTGCGGTCACGGGTGCGTGCCCTGCCCAACGTCGAGATCCGGCACTGCAACGTCAGCCAGCCGCGGTTCGATCGCGCACGCGACCGGGTAACCGGTGTGCTGCTGGAGACCGGCGCCGATGATCCGGAGTTCGTCGCGGCCGATCTCGTCGTCGATGCGGCCGGACGCGGCAGTCGACTGCCGGTGTGGTTGGCGCAGTGGGGATATCAGCGCCCGGCCGAGGACACCGTCGACGTCGGCATCGGCTATGCCAGCCACCGGCTCACCATCCCGGACGGGCTTATCCGGGAGAAGATCGTGGTCACCGGTGTCGGCCCGGGGCAATCGCTGGGCCTGGGCATGTTGTGCTACGAGGACGGCAGCTGGATCTTGACGACTTTCGGGGTCGACAAAGCCACCCCGCCTGCGACGTTCGACGAGATGCGTGAGCTCGGCTACCGGCTGCTGCCGGCCCGTTTCGCCGATGCGCTGGCCCGGGCCGAACCCGTCGGCGCCCCGGCATTCCACGCTTTTCCGGTCAGCAGATGGCGCCGCTACGACAAGCTGAGTCGCTTCCCGTGCGGGATCATCCCGTTCGGGGACGCCATCGCCAGCTTCAATCCCACCTTCGGGCAAGGCATGACGATGGCGTGTCTGCAGGCCGGCCGGCTGCGCCAGGCACTGCAATCCCCGCCAGAATCCCCAAAGGGAGAGCCGGCCGTCGAATTCAACCGGGCCGCCGCCAAGATCACCCGACCGGTGTGGACGATGAACGCGATCGCCGACCGCTGCTTCCAACACGCCCGCGGGCCGATGCCGCGCTGGTATCGGCCGGTCGGCGCGCTCTACGACCAGTTCCTCGGCGCCGCTGAAACCAATCCTGTTCTGGCCGAATGGTTTTTGCGCCGGATCTCGCTGCTCGACAGCCTGTATACGGTGCCGTCGGCGCCGATCATCGGCCGGGCCGTGGCGCACAACATGCGGCTGTGGCTGCGCGAGCGGCGGCGTGGCCGGCGCTAG
- a CDS encoding APC family permease, protein MAGRWRTKSVEQSIADTDEPDTRLRKDLTWKDLVVFGVSVVIGAGIFTVTASTAGDITGPAIWVSFLIAAGTCALAALCYAEFASTLPVAGSAYTFSYATFGEFLAWVIGWNLVLELAVGAAVVAKGWSSYLGTVFGFAGGTIHLGSINFDWGALLIVAVVATLLALGTKLSSRFSAVVTTIKVSVVVFVVIVGAFYIKAANYSPFIPEPEPEHQGKGADQSVLSLLTGAHGSHYGWYGVLAGASIVFFAFIGFDIVATMAEETKHPQRDVPRGILASLGIVTLLYVAVSVVLSGMVSYRQLRTVPGSGQANLATAFQANSVYWASGIISVGALAGLTTVVMVLMLGQCRVLFAMARDGLLPRQLAKTGSRGTPVRITVLVAVVVAATASVFPITKLEEMVNVGTLFAFVLVSGGVIILRRKRPDLERGFRAPWVPWLPIASLCACLWLMVNLTALTWIRFGVWLVLGTAIYVGYGHRHSVHGNREAANAVPDT, encoded by the coding sequence ATGGCCGGTCGATGGCGCACGAAGTCGGTAGAGCAGTCGATCGCTGACACCGACGAGCCGGACACTCGGCTGCGTAAGGACCTCACCTGGAAAGACCTGGTGGTCTTCGGTGTTTCGGTGGTGATCGGGGCCGGTATCTTCACGGTCACCGCCTCGACTGCCGGCGACATCACCGGCCCGGCCATCTGGGTGTCGTTTCTCATCGCGGCGGGCACCTGTGCGCTGGCGGCCCTGTGCTATGCGGAATTCGCCTCGACGCTGCCGGTGGCCGGCAGCGCATACACCTTCTCCTATGCGACTTTCGGCGAGTTCCTGGCGTGGGTGATCGGCTGGAACCTGGTTCTGGAATTGGCGGTCGGCGCGGCCGTCGTCGCCAAGGGCTGGTCCAGCTATCTGGGCACGGTGTTCGGATTCGCCGGTGGCACAATCCATCTCGGATCGATCAACTTCGACTGGGGTGCGTTGCTGATCGTCGCTGTGGTGGCGACCCTGCTCGCGCTGGGCACCAAGTTGTCGTCGAGGTTTTCTGCCGTGGTCACCACCATCAAGGTGTCGGTGGTCGTTTTCGTCGTGATAGTCGGCGCGTTCTACATCAAGGCCGCCAATTACTCGCCCTTCATTCCCGAACCCGAACCTGAACATCAGGGCAAGGGTGCCGACCAGTCGGTGCTGTCGCTGCTGACCGGAGCCCACGGCAGCCACTACGGCTGGTACGGCGTCCTGGCCGGGGCGTCGATCGTGTTCTTTGCGTTCATCGGCTTCGACATCGTGGCCACGATGGCCGAGGAGACCAAGCATCCGCAACGCGACGTCCCGCGGGGCATCCTGGCGTCGCTGGGCATTGTCACGCTGCTCTACGTTGCGGTGTCGGTGGTGCTGTCCGGCATGGTTTCCTACCGACAGCTGCGTACCGTCCCGGGCAGCGGCCAGGCGAACCTGGCCACCGCGTTCCAGGCCAACAGCGTGTACTGGGCCAGCGGCATCATCTCCGTCGGGGCGCTCGCCGGGCTGACCACCGTGGTGATGGTGCTGATGCTCGGGCAGTGCCGGGTCCTGTTCGCGATGGCGCGCGACGGGCTGTTGCCACGGCAGCTGGCCAAGACCGGGTCGCGCGGCACGCCGGTGCGGATCACCGTGCTGGTCGCGGTGGTGGTGGCCGCGACGGCGTCGGTCTTTCCCATCACCAAGCTGGAAGAGATGGTCAACGTCGGCACCTTGTTCGCCTTCGTCCTGGTGTCCGGCGGTGTCATCATCCTGCGCAGGAAGCGGCCCGACCTGGAGCGCGGCTTCCGGGCGCCGTGGGTGCCGTGGCTTCCGATCGCCTCGCTGTGTGCGTGTCTGTGGTTGATGGTGAACCTGACCGCGCTGACCTGGATTCGGTTCGGTGTCTGGTTGGTGTTGGGCACCGCGATCTACGTGGGCTACGGGCACCGGCATTCGGTGCACGGAAACCGGGAGGCGGCCAACGCGGTGCCTGACACGTAA
- a CDS encoding alkane 1-monooxygenase produces the protein MTTQFSSELRKAPEAEWRDKKRHLWLMGLIAPTALFVMLPIVWGLNQLGWHAAAQAPLWIGPFLVYILLPLLDLRFGPDGQNPPDEVMERLENDKYYRYCTYIYVPFQYLSVVLGAYLFTASNLGWLGFEGGLSWAGKIGVALSVGVLGGVGINTAHEMGHKKESLERWLSKITLAQTCYGHFYIEHNRGHHVRVSTPEDPASARFGETFWEFLPRSVIGSLRSAIGLEAQRIRRLGKSPWDPRTYLSNDVLNAWAMSVVLWGVLIAVFGVGLIPFVIIQAVFGFSLLEAVNYLEHYGLLRQKIGTASGKARYERCAPVHSWNSDHIVTNLFLYHLQRHSDHHANPTRRYQTLRSMDGAPNLPSGYASMISLTYFPPLWRKVMDHRVLEHYDGDITRVNLHPRVRAKLLARYGAVQGARQGDAA, from the coding sequence ATGACCACACAGTTCAGTTCCGAGTTGCGGAAAGCTCCCGAAGCGGAGTGGCGCGATAAGAAGCGCCACCTGTGGCTGATGGGATTGATCGCCCCGACGGCGTTGTTCGTGATGTTGCCGATCGTGTGGGGGCTGAACCAGCTCGGCTGGCACGCCGCGGCCCAGGCACCACTTTGGATCGGACCGTTCCTGGTCTATATCCTGTTGCCGCTGCTGGACCTGCGCTTCGGGCCCGACGGCCAGAACCCGCCCGACGAGGTGATGGAGCGGCTGGAAAACGACAAGTACTACCGCTACTGCACCTACATCTACGTCCCGTTCCAATACCTCAGCGTGGTGCTGGGCGCCTACCTGTTCACCGCGTCCAACCTCGGTTGGCTCGGCTTCGAGGGCGGTTTGAGCTGGGCGGGCAAGATCGGGGTTGCCCTGTCGGTCGGTGTGCTCGGCGGCGTCGGCATCAACACCGCCCACGAGATGGGTCACAAGAAGGAGTCGCTGGAGCGCTGGCTGTCCAAGATCACCCTGGCCCAGACCTGCTACGGCCACTTCTACATCGAGCACAACCGCGGGCACCACGTACGGGTGTCCACCCCGGAGGACCCGGCGTCGGCGCGCTTCGGGGAGACCTTCTGGGAATTCCTGCCGCGCAGCGTCATCGGCAGCCTTCGCTCCGCGATCGGGCTGGAGGCCCAGCGGATTCGCCGGCTCGGTAAGAGCCCCTGGGACCCCCGGACCTACCTGTCCAACGACGTGCTCAACGCCTGGGCGATGTCGGTGGTGTTGTGGGGAGTGTTGATCGCGGTCTTCGGCGTGGGCCTGATCCCGTTCGTGATCATCCAGGCGGTGTTCGGCTTCAGCCTGCTGGAAGCGGTCAACTACCTCGAGCACTACGGACTGCTGCGGCAGAAGATCGGCACCGCTTCCGGGAAGGCCCGCTACGAGCGCTGCGCTCCGGTGCACAGCTGGAACTCCGACCACATCGTCACCAACCTGTTCCTGTACCACCTGCAGCGGCACAGCGACCACCACGCCAACCCCACGCGTCGTTACCAGACGCTGCGCAGCATGGACGGGGCGCCGAACCTGCCCAGCGGGTACGCGTCGATGATCTCGCTGACCTACTTCCCGCCGCTGTGGCGCAAGGTGATGGACCACCGGGTACTCGAGCACTACGACGGCGACATCACCAGGGTCAACCTGCACCCCCGGGTGCGCGCCAAGCTCCTGGCCCGGTACGGAGCCGTGCAAGGAGCCCGGCAAGGAGACGCAGCATGA
- a CDS encoding rubredoxin, with amino-acid sequence MAAYRCPVCDYVYDEAKGEAREGFPAGTRWDQIPDEWCCPDCAVREKPDFEKV; translated from the coding sequence ATGGCGGCCTATCGGTGCCCGGTCTGCGACTACGTCTACGACGAGGCCAAAGGTGAAGCCAGGGAAGGCTTTCCAGCCGGCACCCGGTGGGACCAGATCCCCGACGAGTGGTGCTGTCCGGACTGCGCCGTCCGGGAGAAGCCCGATTTCGAAAAGGTCTAG
- a CDS encoding rubredoxin — protein sequence MSDYKLFQCVQCGFEYDEALGWPDEGIAPGTRWEDIPEDWSCPDCGAAKSDFVMVEVARS from the coding sequence ATGAGCGACTACAAACTGTTTCAGTGCGTCCAGTGCGGCTTCGAATACGACGAGGCACTCGGCTGGCCGGACGAGGGCATCGCACCCGGCACCAGGTGGGAGGACATCCCGGAGGACTGGAGCTGCCCGGACTGCGGGGCGGCGAAGTCCGACTTCGTGATGGTGGAGGTGGCCCGGTCGTGA
- a CDS encoding TetR/AcrR family transcriptional regulator: METNVLAETDIVAPVKRIPYAEASRALLRDSVLDAMRDLLLTRDWSAITLSDVARAAGVSRQTIYNEFGSRQGLAQGYALRLTDRLVDRVHASLDANVGNIFESFLQGFRAFFAESAADPLVISLLTGAAKPDLLQLITTDSAPIINRASARLAKAFTQTWVATSDDDAGVLSRAIVRLCLSYVPMPPEADHDVAADLARLMTPFAERHGVINIP; encoded by the coding sequence ATGGAGACCAACGTGCTGGCGGAAACAGATATTGTCGCGCCTGTGAAGCGGATTCCTTACGCCGAGGCATCTCGGGCCCTGTTGCGCGATTCGGTGCTGGATGCGATGCGGGATCTGTTGCTGACCCGCGACTGGTCGGCGATCACCCTGTCCGACGTGGCTCGCGCCGCAGGCGTCAGCCGGCAGACCATCTACAACGAGTTCGGCTCGCGGCAGGGCCTGGCGCAGGGCTATGCGCTGCGCCTCACCGACCGCCTGGTCGACCGGGTGCATGCCTCGCTGGATGCCAACGTGGGCAACATCTTTGAGTCGTTCTTGCAGGGTTTTCGCGCTTTCTTCGCCGAGTCCGCGGCCGATCCACTGGTGATCTCGTTGCTGACCGGCGCCGCCAAGCCCGATTTGCTGCAGCTGATCACCACCGATAGCGCGCCCATCATCAACCGTGCGTCGGCCCGGCTGGCGAAGGCCTTCACCCAGACCTGGGTGGCCACCAGCGACGACGACGCCGGTGTGCTCTCGCGGGCGATCGTGCGGCTGTGCTTGAGCTATGTGCCGATGCCGCCGGAGGCCGATCACGACGTCGCCGCGGACCTGGCGCGGTTGATGACGCCGTTCGCGGAACGCCACGGGGTGATCAACATCCCCTGA